The proteins below are encoded in one region of Natranaerovirga hydrolytica:
- the hprK gene encoding HPr(Ser) kinase/phosphatase, with the protein MYTVGLTKIVERMELKNLTPNISIEDININQSDINRPALQLAGFFDYFDSERVQIIGKVEYTYLEKMSEKYRFQVIEALFQSKIPCLIFCKGLEPTEDIMTLARKHNIPVLSTEKTTSSFMAELIRYLKVELAPRMSIHGVLVDVYGEGVLIMGESGIGKSEAALELIKRGHRLVADDVVEIKKVSDDELVGTCPDIIRYLIELRGIGIIDCKTLFGVESVKETQNINLVIKLEEWDKSKEYDRLGLEDEYIEFLGNKIICQSIPIRPGRNLAVIVESAAVNHRQKQMGYNAALEFNNRVMSNLESKKKSNEAKK; encoded by the coding sequence ATGTACACTGTAGGTTTGACAAAAATTGTAGAAAGAATGGAATTAAAGAACTTAACCCCTAATATTTCAATAGAAGATATTAATATTAATCAATCAGATATTAATAGACCAGCACTACAGTTAGCAGGATTTTTTGATTACTTTGATTCTGAAAGGGTACAGATTATTGGCAAGGTAGAATATACATACTTAGAAAAAATGTCCGAGAAATATAGATTTCAAGTAATAGAGGCATTGTTTCAAAGTAAAATACCGTGTTTGATTTTTTGTAAAGGATTAGAACCTACAGAAGATATAATGACATTAGCACGTAAACATAATATCCCTGTGCTTTCCACAGAAAAAACCACATCTTCTTTTATGGCAGAATTAATAAGATATTTAAAAGTAGAGCTTGCCCCTCGTATGTCTATACACGGTGTATTAGTAGATGTATATGGTGAAGGGGTCTTAATAATGGGAGAAAGTGGTATCGGTAAAAGTGAAGCGGCTTTAGAACTTATTAAAAGAGGTCATCGATTGGTAGCAGATGATGTGGTAGAGATAAAAAAAGTCAGTGATGATGAATTGGTCGGAACTTGCCCAGATATTATAAGATATTTAATTGAACTGAGAGGCATTGGTATTATCGATTGTAAAACACTGTTTGGAGTAGAAAGCGTAAAAGAAACGCAAAATATAAATCTAGTTATTAAACTTGAAGAATGGGATAAATCAAAAGAATACGACCGATTAGGGCTAGAAGATGAATATATAGAGTTTCTAGGTAATAAAATTATATGTCAATCTATTCCAATAAGACCAGGTAGAAATTTAGCAGTTATAGTGGAATCTGCAGCTGTTAACCATAGACAAAAACAAATGGGATATAATGCAGCATTAGAATTTAATAATCGTGTAATGAGTAACTTGGAAAGCAAAAAAAAGAGTAATGAAGCGAAAAAGTAA